The genomic stretch AGGTATCGATGTTGGTCATCAAAATTTCTTCATCGATTTCGTGTGTTATAGTCGTCATGCTTTCCAACCGCTCGATTAGTATTTCTTTTTGATTGGGGACGTCTTCTGACTGGTCTATCTTTTGTGTAGATTTTATTGACTGGCGTTGGTAGTAAACCTACAAAATATGTTCTTCTATCTTTCTGAGATTTTTTATGTAACTATCATTTTTACCTCGTACGAAAGATCTCTTAGTTTCCGTAGGTGGTTCTGTTCCTTTCTAAAGTTACTTGTTAACTGGTAGGTGAAATCTAGATGAATCCAAGGTTTATATATTCTACGCCACATCAACAAAAACATTCTGTAAAAATAAGTACTGctgattattatttcatttgtaGACCATCGAATAAATATATCACTTCATTGAATTGTCCGCAAACTGCTCTAGATAATCGTTATTATCGACACGCACGTTAGCTCCGAGCAAAGTTAGTAGCGTTGAGGATAATGTATAAGAGCTTGCCTTCGGTAGCATATCAAACGCTTCCCGGCCGACGAATTTATCCAAGGTCTGCACTAATTTATCTGCCCGTTTGTTAAAAATGGGCACGAACTGATTGATAATCGTTGAAGAAAAACTAGGATTCAATCGTTTGCGCAACAATCGCCAGAGTTGTGGTTCAGCACTCAACAGGCCTTTTTCAAATCGGAAAAATTTGTAATAGTATGATCGTTTGACACAGCTTGGAGAGTTCAAAATCACTGCTATGTGTTCTGGTCggtcaaaaaagacaaaaagtgtAGGTCCTAGCCATGCTCGAACTGGTGTTTCTATTGTATGCAGATGCTGCAGCATATAGTCGAACAACTCTTGCGGTTTGTAGCGGATGCCCAGATGTACACTGCCTATCAGAGGCCAATCGAACGGCCCAGGTATTTTCGCAGCTAGCTCGTATAGGCGTTTTCGCGAACGATGATAGGTGAAATAATAAACGCAGGCGAAAAATATGGAACAAATGAGTAGCAAATCGGCCATGGCGCGTACGAATAGCAATCGGGCAGTGTGAAAGAAACTGCAGTTGCAACGATACTCGAAAGAGACGTACTAAAAGCTTCCATTAGAGACCGGCTTGCTTTTATAACTGAGCGTGATAAGATtgagttgttgttgttggaaaACCTTGCCTAGGGTGCCGTATTTAGTTTCAAAAAAGTATAATAGCGCCAGCTTTTAACGTTGTTATATGTATGCGATTCAAATGGGTTATTTCGAACAATtgtgcatttttattttcttttaatttgaaTGGAGCACATATTGAGCAGCGAAACAATACATCCAAATCCACCCTATGTGCTGCGATGTGAGATGTTTCATGATGAGAAGTTTATTCCGTTAGTGTAACGGAGAGAGAATTAGAAATCATTGGGTAGCTTTTTCAGGAGTTGGTTATAATATTCTAACGGAAACAAATAGATTGATGCGTAGGTCAGTCTCTTGACGTGTATCGTGATCGAGGACTTTCGCCGAGAAGGGGTGAGTTGGGGAGTGAAGTTAAGTTTGCGCTTCAGTAGATGATCAGATAATGCCACGTATTTGTTGGATGAGTTTGCTAATACCGTAGCATTGGTTAGTTTGAATGTTCAATAACCATATTATTTGGCAGTGCTTGAACCACtgttttttaaatcattttgatTGTTAGCTGTGCGGTTTGTTTTTCAGGTATGGCTTGTGGGTTTGATTCGAAATTAGCCATTAGCCAGCGTTTAAGATTTCATCACGCTCACTAATAGTCTATTTCAAACTGTTAGTGCaccttttttaaaa from Wyeomyia smithii strain HCP4-BCI-WySm-NY-G18 chromosome 3, ASM2978416v1, whole genome shotgun sequence encodes the following:
- the LOC129727791 gene encoding cytochrome P450 4C1-like, which gives rise to MADLLLICSIFFACVYYFTYHRSRKRLYELAAKIPGPFDWPLIGSVHLGIRYKPQELFDYMLQHLHTIETPVRAWLGPTLFVFFDRPEHIAVILNSPSCVKRSYYYKFFRFEKGLLSAEPQLWRLLRKRLNPSFSSTIINQFVPIFNKRADKLVQTLDKFVGREAFDMLPKASSYTLSSTLLTLLGANVRVDNNDYLEQFADNSMKMFLLMWRRIYKPWIHLDFTYQLTSNFRKEQNHLRKLRDLSYEVYYQRQSIKSTQKIDQSEDVPNQKEILIERLESMTTITHEIDEEILMTNIDTFLFASNDTTSFAIATTLLMMAMHPEVQDRAYQEVIAVIPQDGYITTGDLASLEYLEMVIKESLRLIPVVAILGKICEQELQIGEWTIPVGAEVNIPIFKLHRDKTIWGERSDEFDPDNFLPERCSQRHPYAYIPFSAGIRNCIGMRYAWISLKIVLAKLIKQYKFTTALTLKDLKFQASIVLVITNGHMMRIERRA